From Thermococcus sp.:
CGCGCCAAGGAGACGGAGGAAATACTCAGAAAGGTCCAAGAGATGCAGAGGGCCATGCTGGAGCAGGGGATGCCTCCCACCCCGGAGGAAGAGGACAGGGGCTACCTATGAGTCCTGCCCTTTTCTTTTCTGACAGGATTTACTGGCAATTGCCGTTTCAAACCTTTGGTTGATAATACGCAGTTTGAAAAACACTTTTATTTCGTGCTACTCTTCTTACAACTGATGACACCAAAAGACTCGTGGAGGTGTTTGGCTTGCACATACCAGATGGACTGCTGAGCACGCCGGTGATAGTGGTTACCTACGCGATAACGATAGCCGGAATAGCCTACGCGGCCAAAAAGCTCAGGAACTTCCCGGAGGAGAAGATACCCCTCCTCGGACTCTTCGCGGCAGGAATCTTCGCGGCGCAGATGGTCAACTTCCCGATAATAGGGGGAGTCAGCGGCCACCTTCTCGGGGCGACGCTGGTTGCCATAATGCTCGGGCCCTACGCGGCAGTGATAGTCATGACAGCGGTTCTGCTGATACAGACGCTCCTCTTCGGTGACGGTGGAATAACAGCAATAGGTGCCAACATCCTCAACATGGGGCTGATCGGGGCCTTCATAGGCTACGGAGTCTACACAAAGCTCAAGGGCATCAACGAGACCCTCGCGATGGGCTTTGCCGCATGGCTCTCAGTCGTCCTCGGGGCGACCCTGGCGGCGGTTGAGATAGGCCTCAGCCACAGCCTCCCGTTCCTCAAGGTGCTCACCCTGATGGCCGGCTACCACTCGATAATCGGAATCGGTGAGGCGATACTCACCGTCCTGATAGTCTACGCCGTAAGTGCAAAGCTTCCATCCATTGAGGGGGTGCCTGCATGAGGACGGTTTTCAAGGGCTTGATAATTATAGCCGTTGTGCTGGCGATAGTGCTGCCCCTCGCGTCGAGCAACCCCGACGGGCTGGAGGCAACGATGGAAAAGGTCGGCCTTGAGGAGAATCCGATCTACCACGCTCCCCTCGATTACGGCGAAACCTGGGGTCAGAGCGTGGTCATGGGGCTGCTCGGGATCACACTGGCCTTCGGAGTCGGCTACGGTCTGGCAAAGCTCGCCAAGGGTGCCTGAAGTGTACCTGCCCTTCATTTTCCTTTATGCAATCGGAGTCGTGACGAGAAAGAACCCCACCGAGTTAGTCTACTTTGCGCTCCTTTTCCTTGTGGTCACCCTCATTATGAGGCCGGAGAAGAGCGTTTTCAAAAAGCTCGGCTTTCTCCTCGGCTTCGAGGGCCTGCTGTTCGTTATGGCTCTGTTTAACCCGGGTAGGCCGCTCCTGGAGACGCCCCTCGGCCCGATAACCCACGAGGGAGTGTACTCGTTCTTCACCCTCCTCGGAAAGGCTTTCCTCTCCGCCGGAACGGCCGTGGTCGTGACCAGCACGGTGGGATTCTCCAGGATACTAGCCGAGATGGAGGCGCTGAGGTTTCCCCGGATACTCACCTTAACGCTGGCCTTCACCTACCGCTACCTTGACCTCTTTGCGGACGAGGCTGTTAGGATGAAGCGCGCCCTGGACTCGAGGGCCTTTGGCGTGGGGAGGAGGGAGTACTACAGAAAGCTCGGCTCCCTTATAGGCGAGGTTTTCGTCAGGGCATACCTCAGGAACGGGAGGATATACAGGGCCATGCTCTCCAGGGGCTTCGGGGAGTTTCCCAGCCTGGAAGAGCCGAGACCCAACGTCCAGACGGCGATGCTGGCCCTGCTCGCACTGGGGGGTCTGCTGGTATGATAGAGCTGAAAGACGTTTACTTCTCATACTCAGGCAGGGAGGTGCTCAGGGGGATAACCCTCACGATTAAGAGGGGAGAGTCCTTCGGTCTCCTCGGGCCCAATGGTGCAGGAAAGAGCACCCTCATGCTCCACCTCAACGGGATACTCAGGCCAAAGAAGGGCAGAGTCATTGTGGACGGCCTTGACCCGGCAAAAAACCCGAGGGAAGTTCGGAGAAAGGTCGGGATAGTCTTTCAGGACCCCAACGACCAGCTCTTCTCTCCGACGGTGTTTGAGGATGTGGCATTCGGCCCCTACAACCTGGGTCTGCGCGGCGAGGAGCTGAGGGAGCGCGTTCTGTGGGCGCTTGAAAGGGTGGGGATGCTCGAATACGCAGAGAGGGAAACCAGGGAGCTTAGCTTCGGTGAGAAGAAGAGGATAGCGATAGCCACGGTTCTGGCAATGGAGCCGGAGGTGATAGCCTTCGACGAGCCCTTCGCCAACCTCGACTTCAGGGGCAAGAGGATAATGAGGGAACTGATAATCGAGCTGATGGCCGAGGGGAAGACGGTGATACTGGCCTCCCACGAGGCGGACTACCTGGCCCTGTGCGACAGGATAGCCCTGATGGATGGGGGGAGAATAGTCACCGTCGGAACGCCCGAGGAGATACTCGGAGACCCTGACCTTCTGAGGGAGCACAACCTCGACGTTCCTCCCCTCATTGAGCTGTTTCTCAGCTTAAACTTGGGCGTACCAAAGAACCTGGAAGATGCCAAGGAAAAAATAGCTAATCTGTTGGCTCTTTCAGCTCAAAAGCCTAAGAAGGGGTAGGAAAGCACGAGCTGCCGCACACCTACAAACCAGACTTTACGGAGAACGCAACGGTTTTATGAAGCCTGTCCCTGTCCCTCGGTCTTTTCGCTCCACAAAACTATTTGTTCTATCACTATTCCCATGATAATCACAAAGACTACAGTTAAAATGAGTCTCGTTATCATGAATTTCAATCCAAGGAATTGGAGCTCCACCAGCTCTTGGGGAATCTTGATACATGCCCATGCTGAAAGAAAGACGATAATGTTAGAGATACGGGCGCCTTTTTTAAGTAAAGTTGCGGCTATGGGAAAAGCCACGTAAAGGGGACCCGTAGGAAATGCTCCCATAAGTATAGCAAGGAATATACCTTTTATTCCAGAACTTCTTCCCAAATACTTCACGATGACATCATTTGGAACAAACACCGCAAAAAGCCCCATCAATACCATCACGGCGGGCAGTATCAGAATCATTTCTATAAAGAACCCCTTCGAAGACGAAATCACGGGTTCCCTCTTTTCGGGAAACATCAACAGCAAAACCACCGCAATCGCCAATGTAATCCCCAAAAAGAGCATATCTTTTACGAGTCCCTTTTTCTGTTGTTCTTTCGACATCTTTTTCATAATATCGCCCCCATAATGAGTCCAATGATGATTGCAATGATAAAGCTCAACCCATTCCTAAGCAACGCCAGCTTTTTCCCCAATATCCTTATTTCAAGAGGCAAAGTAACCATTCCAATCATTGTCAGGGTAGTTATAAAGACAGCAACTGAGGTAATCGAAGCCCCCTTTTCAAGGAGAGATGCCGCCAGCGGGAAAGATATCAGCGAGGGGATATGCAGTATCGCTCCCAAAAATGCAACAGTGAGCACTCCCCTGAATCCGGCGTTTTCACCGATGATGCTGGAAATTCGACTTTCCGGCACGAAACCGGAGAGCAGGCCTATGATGACTATTATGGCGAGCATCGTGGGCATGATTCTGAAGAACGACCTAAAGGCCATCTTTAATGCCTGTTTTGTTTTTGCGCGGTCTTTTATTAAAGCAAAAACCAGACATACAACAGCTAAAGCATTTATAAATACAGTGGTCACACTCATTGAATTCCCCCTCAATATATGAAACAAGATTCGATAAAAGTTTTATGGTAGAATAAAAAGTTTGAAAAATTAACCATTCACGACCCCATCCAAAAGACCCAATCCGAACTCAAGGTATTCCCTCGCCTTCTCCTCGGTCTTCGCCTCGCTGAAGACCCTGATTATCGGCTCCGTTCCGCTGGCCCTCACGAGAACCCAGCCGTCGCTGAAGATGATTTTAGTCCCGTCGGTCGTGTCCGTTCTGTAGCCCTTTGATTCCGCCAGCTCGGCGACCTTGGCAACCACCGCCTTCCTGTCGCCATCCACCTTTCTCTTCGTCTTAAACTGATAGTACTTAGGCAGTTCATCTATCAGCTCGCTGAACTTCTTTCCTGATTTCGCGAAGATCTCGACTATCTTCGCCGTCGTCATCGCCCCGTCCCTGCCGAGGACGAAGTCAGGGAAGATCACGCCGCCATTCTCCTCGCCGCCGATGGTGCCGTTGTTCTCAAGCAGGGCTCTAGCAACGATGAGGTCTCCAACCC
This genomic window contains:
- a CDS encoding energy-coupling factor ABC transporter permease, which codes for MHIPDGLLSTPVIVVTYAITIAGIAYAAKKLRNFPEEKIPLLGLFAAGIFAAQMVNFPIIGGVSGHLLGATLVAIMLGPYAAVIVMTAVLLIQTLLFGDGGITAIGANILNMGLIGAFIGYGVYTKLKGINETLAMGFAAWLSVVLGATLAAVEIGLSHSLPFLKVLTLMAGYHSIIGIGEAILTVLIVYAVSAKLPSIEGVPA
- a CDS encoding PDGLE domain-containing protein, which produces MRTVFKGLIIIAVVLAIVLPLASSNPDGLEATMEKVGLEENPIYHAPLDYGETWGQSVVMGLLGITLAFGVGYGLAKLAKGA
- a CDS encoding energy-coupling factor transporter transmembrane protein EcfT, with protein sequence MYLPFIFLYAIGVVTRKNPTELVYFALLFLVVTLIMRPEKSVFKKLGFLLGFEGLLFVMALFNPGRPLLETPLGPITHEGVYSFFTLLGKAFLSAGTAVVVTSTVGFSRILAEMEALRFPRILTLTLAFTYRYLDLFADEAVRMKRALDSRAFGVGRREYYRKLGSLIGEVFVRAYLRNGRIYRAMLSRGFGEFPSLEEPRPNVQTAMLALLALGGLLV
- a CDS encoding energy-coupling factor ABC transporter ATP-binding protein encodes the protein MIELKDVYFSYSGREVLRGITLTIKRGESFGLLGPNGAGKSTLMLHLNGILRPKKGRVIVDGLDPAKNPREVRRKVGIVFQDPNDQLFSPTVFEDVAFGPYNLGLRGEELRERVLWALERVGMLEYAERETRELSFGEKKRIAIATVLAMEPEVIAFDEPFANLDFRGKRIMRELIIELMAEGKTVILASHEADYLALCDRIALMDGGRIVTVGTPEEILGDPDLLREHNLDVPPLIELFLSLNLGVPKNLEDAKEKIANLLALSAQKPKKG
- a CDS encoding permease, translating into MKKMSKEQQKKGLVKDMLFLGITLAIAVVLLLMFPEKREPVISSSKGFFIEMILILPAVMVLMGLFAVFVPNDVIVKYLGRSSGIKGIFLAILMGAFPTGPLYVAFPIAATLLKKGARISNIIVFLSAWACIKIPQELVELQFLGLKFMITRLILTVVFVIIMGIVIEQIVLWSEKTEGQGQAS
- a CDS encoding permease; this translates as MSVTTVFINALAVVCLVFALIKDRAKTKQALKMAFRSFFRIMPTMLAIIVIIGLLSGFVPESRISSIIGENAGFRGVLTVAFLGAILHIPSLISFPLAASLLEKGASITSVAVFITTLTMIGMVTLPLEIRILGKKLALLRNGLSFIIAIIIGLIMGAIL